Proteins found in one Flavobacterium channae genomic segment:
- the murB gene encoding UDP-N-acetylmuramate dehydrogenase, which yields MTFEKNYSTMNIQTNFSLKNYNTFGIEAKAKQFVSATSIADLKEIISKNNDIFILGGGSNMLLTQDIEKLVVHVNLKGREIVEENDDFAIVKAQAGENWHGFVLWCIDQNFGGIENLSLIPGNVGTTPIQNIGAYGVEIKDTMFTCDALNLKTLEIETFTNAQCKFEYRESVFKNELKNQYIITSVSFKLTKRNHKVSTTYGAIETELKQNGIENPTLKDVSNAVIAIRQSKLPDPKELGNSGSFFKNPIIPKEAYEKAKSLHPEMPHYVVSETEVKVPAGWLIEQAGFKGKRFGDAGVHKNQALVLVNYGTATGAEIVALSRNIQQTILEKFGIAIEAEVNII from the coding sequence ATTACATTTGAAAAAAATTATTCAACGATGAATATTCAAACCAATTTCTCTTTAAAAAACTACAATACTTTTGGAATAGAAGCTAAAGCTAAACAATTTGTTTCGGCAACTTCAATTGCAGATTTAAAAGAAATCATTTCTAAAAACAATGACATCTTTATATTAGGTGGCGGAAGCAACATGCTTTTAACGCAAGATATTGAAAAACTTGTAGTTCATGTAAATTTAAAAGGAAGAGAAATTGTTGAAGAAAATGATGATTTTGCAATTGTAAAAGCACAAGCTGGAGAAAATTGGCACGGATTTGTACTTTGGTGTATCGATCAAAATTTTGGTGGAATAGAAAATTTATCTTTGATTCCTGGAAATGTAGGTACAACTCCAATTCAAAATATTGGAGCATATGGAGTTGAAATTAAAGATACGATGTTTACTTGCGATGCTTTGAATTTGAAAACATTAGAAATCGAAACGTTTACCAATGCGCAATGTAAATTTGAATACCGTGAAAGTGTTTTCAAAAACGAATTGAAAAATCAATACATCATTACTTCGGTTAGTTTTAAATTAACGAAAAGAAATCATAAAGTTTCCACGACTTATGGTGCAATTGAAACGGAATTAAAACAAAACGGAATAGAAAACCCAACCTTAAAAGACGTTAGCAATGCTGTAATTGCCATTCGTCAAAGTAAATTACCTGACCCAAAAGAATTAGGTAACAGTGGAAGTTTCTTTAAAAATCCGATTATTCCAAAAGAAGCTTACGAAAAAGCAAAATCACTTCATCCCGAAATGCCACATTATGTAGTTTCTGAAACCGAAGTAAAAGTTCCTGCCGGTTGGTTAATTGAACAAGCTGGTTTTAAAGGAAAACGTTTTGGCGATGCTGGAGTTCATAAAAATCAAGCCTTAGTTTTAGTGAATTACGGAACGGCAACTGGAGCCGAAATTGTAGCGCTTTCTAGAAACATTCAACAAACGATTTTAGAAAAATTCGGAATTGCGATAGAAGCAGAAGTGAATATTATTTAG
- the ribH gene encoding 6,7-dimethyl-8-ribityllumazine synthase, with the protein MATENKNLSNYDKNTIPNAKDFRFGIIVSEWNEQVTEGLYNGAFAALTDCGALPENIIRWNVPGSFELIFGARQMHEKLDLDAVIVIGCVIKGETMHFEFVCEGVTQGMKDLNLLYDVPTIFCVLTDNNMQQSIDRSGGKHGNKGVEAAIAAIKMVDLNRKS; encoded by the coding sequence ATGGCAACAGAAAATAAAAATTTATCCAATTACGATAAAAACACAATCCCAAACGCGAAAGATTTTCGGTTTGGGATTATTGTTTCAGAATGGAACGAGCAAGTAACAGAAGGTTTGTATAACGGAGCTTTTGCTGCTTTAACAGATTGTGGTGCTTTACCTGAGAATATTATTCGATGGAATGTGCCAGGAAGTTTTGAATTGATTTTTGGTGCACGTCAAATGCATGAAAAATTAGACCTTGATGCAGTTATTGTTATAGGTTGTGTAATCAAAGGAGAAACAATGCATTTCGAGTTTGTGTGCGAAGGTGTAACACAAGGAATGAAAGATTTGAATTTGTTATACGATGTACCAACAATCTTTTGTGTTTTAACAGATAACAATATGCAACAATCGATTGATAGAAGTGGTGGTAAACACGGAAATAAAGGTGTAGAAGCTGCAATTGCTGCAATCAAAATGGTTGACTTAAATAGGAAGTCTTAA
- a CDS encoding amidohydrolase family protein — MQKIILFVVLAITQTLFSQTTYDLVFKNANIVSMENDNVLLNQNIAILNGKIVVIENAKKSKLKAKKTIDLKGKYIMPSLADAHVHLPETEEELQRMFDLNLINGVTKLRSMRGDWKHKEWQNKFNTINSIYPKIYLSAPPISRNLEASTAQLEEFVKAVKDNNYGFIKILSIKNQEIFTQLDSLCKKYDVPLGGHFPRLAMGNSLNEDVFFNSNYKSIEHLGGLVGEPNLIESRIQAIKKNDIYICPTLLWYSIGSGQYSYEQLEKLNGMEFVSKLTMQEWIEKTKVYREKIGEQAYKDEVAKELKDLQEKYQVIARLQKEGIKMLLSPDASSKYMMTGCNMVNEMELLKNVNLSNFEILQMATVNFANFHKEYNGVIKVNKPADFIILDKNPLENLQTLRNVKGVFFNYNYLDTKALEDMKKKLLDASSK; from the coding sequence ATGCAAAAGATTATTTTATTTGTCGTTTTAGCCATTACTCAAACACTATTTAGCCAAACAACCTACGACCTTGTTTTTAAAAATGCAAACATCGTTTCTATGGAAAATGATAACGTTTTGTTAAATCAAAATATCGCTATTTTAAACGGTAAAATTGTGGTGATAGAAAACGCAAAAAAATCTAAACTCAAAGCGAAAAAAACCATCGATTTAAAAGGGAAATACATTATGCCTTCGTTAGCGGATGCACATGTGCATTTACCAGAAACAGAGGAAGAATTGCAACGCATGTTTGACTTAAATTTGATAAATGGCGTTACCAAATTGCGTTCCATGCGTGGCGATTGGAAACACAAAGAATGGCAAAACAAATTCAATACTATAAATTCTATTTATCCAAAAATTTACCTTTCCGCTCCACCTATTAGTAGAAATTTAGAAGCTTCAACAGCACAATTAGAAGAATTTGTAAAAGCCGTAAAAGACAATAATTATGGTTTTATCAAAATATTGAGTATTAAAAATCAAGAAATATTTACACAATTAGACAGTTTGTGCAAAAAATATGATGTGCCATTAGGAGGTCATTTTCCAAGACTTGCCATGGGAAATAGTTTAAACGAAGACGTTTTTTTTAATTCAAACTACAAATCTATTGAGCATTTAGGTGGTTTAGTAGGCGAACCTAACTTGATTGAATCGAGAATACAAGCCATCAAAAAGAATGATATTTATATTTGTCCTACTCTTTTGTGGTACAGTATAGGTTCGGGTCAATATTCGTATGAACAACTAGAAAAATTAAATGGAATGGAGTTTGTTTCTAAGCTAACCATGCAAGAATGGATTGAAAAAACTAAAGTATATCGAGAAAAAATAGGTGAACAAGCTTATAAAGATGAAGTAGCCAAAGAATTAAAAGATTTACAAGAAAAATACCAAGTAATTGCTCGCTTGCAAAAAGAAGGCATCAAAATGCTGTTAAGTCCTGATGCTTCATCAAAATACATGATGACAGGTTGCAATATGGTAAACGAAATGGAATTATTAAAAAATGTCAATCTATCCAATTTTGAAATTTTACAAATGGCAACCGTTAATTTCGCAAACTTTCACAAAGAATACAACGGAGTAATAAAAGTAAACAAACCAGCCGATTTTATTATTTTAGACAAAAACCCTTTAGAAAATTTACAAACTTTGAGAAATGTAAAAGGAGTGTTTTTTAACTACAATTATTTAGATACCAAAGCCTTAGAAGACATGAAGAAAAAGTTATTAGATGCTTCTTCAAAATAA
- a CDS encoding peptidase domain-containing ABC transporter, with protein sequence MSKNKFPFFRQLDYRDCGPTCLRMVAKFHGKTFSREFLRDKAGITRMGVTMAGIADAAEAIEMRTLGMRIALESLVTEAPTPFIVPWRQKHFVVVHKTAKDKIFVADPAQGLLEYSHQDFLEAWTTAQDKTGFVLLLEPNANFFTLKEDKNKTKNFGFLWSYLKPYKKLVNQLLIGLLVGTTIQFIMPFLMQSVVDIGVNNQDIPFIYLILVAQLVLFASQTLVSIFREWLLLHVTGRFNIKMVSDFLFKMLKLPVNFFDTRNTGEHLQRIQDHTRVQNFVSSSSFNMLYSIVLFLVFNFVLAFYNFKIFVFFLIGAICYVGWTLFFLKKRAELDFKRFDEQSASQTSLVQIINGVREIKVNNSQRKNRWKWEQVQISLFKTSMSTLKLAQYQSIGSNFINELKNIFITFLSASAVVNGDITLGMMLSIQYIVGQLNLPLSNFIGFIQLWQDAKISLERLWQVHSKDDEDAAELNKAKELPDNKSIFIKNLSFQYGSKSSQMVLKNLSFEIPQGKTTAIVGASGSGKTTLIKLLLKFYEPTDGAILIGNTNLNDLNNDYWRMNCGAVLQETFIFNDTIAGNISESEQNEIINRDKLKNAVYIANIEDFVERLPNKLNTELGTSGIRLSGGQEQRLMIARAVYKNPEFVFFDEATSSLDANNEKTIMEKLNSFLNKKTSVIVAHRLSTVRNADNIIVLENGEVVEQGNHEHLTQQKGKYYELVKNQLELGN encoded by the coding sequence ATGAGTAAAAATAAATTTCCCTTCTTTCGACAATTAGATTATCGCGATTGTGGTCCTACGTGTTTGCGTATGGTGGCAAAGTTTCATGGCAAAACCTTTTCAAGAGAGTTTTTACGTGACAAAGCTGGGATTACCAGAATGGGCGTTACAATGGCAGGTATTGCAGATGCAGCTGAAGCTATAGAAATGCGTACTTTAGGTATGCGTATTGCATTAGAGAGTTTGGTTACAGAAGCTCCAACACCATTTATTGTTCCTTGGCGACAAAAACATTTTGTAGTGGTACACAAAACCGCAAAAGACAAAATATTTGTAGCCGACCCAGCACAAGGATTACTAGAATACAGTCATCAAGATTTTTTAGAAGCTTGGACAACGGCACAAGATAAAACGGGTTTTGTGCTATTATTAGAACCTAATGCAAACTTTTTTACCTTAAAAGAAGATAAAAACAAAACTAAAAACTTTGGTTTTCTTTGGTCATATTTAAAACCCTATAAAAAACTAGTCAATCAGTTGCTTATTGGTTTATTAGTGGGTACAACCATCCAATTCATCATGCCTTTTTTAATGCAATCGGTGGTGGATATTGGTGTAAATAATCAAGACATTCCGTTTATTTATTTGATTCTAGTCGCACAATTAGTTTTGTTTGCTTCGCAGACTTTGGTTTCTATTTTTAGAGAATGGTTGTTACTTCATGTAACAGGAAGATTCAATATAAAAATGGTATCTGATTTTTTGTTTAAAATGCTAAAACTTCCTGTAAACTTTTTTGATACTAGAAATACTGGCGAACATTTACAACGGATTCAAGATCATACTCGAGTACAAAATTTTGTATCATCATCGTCGTTCAATATGTTGTATTCAATTGTTTTGTTTTTAGTTTTCAACTTTGTATTGGCATTTTACAATTTCAAAATATTTGTGTTTTTTTTAATTGGAGCTATCTGTTATGTGGGTTGGACACTTTTCTTCTTAAAAAAACGTGCCGAGCTAGATTTTAAACGTTTTGATGAGCAATCTGCAAGTCAAACCTCTTTAGTTCAAATTATCAATGGCGTTAGAGAGATAAAAGTAAACAACTCGCAACGCAAAAACCGCTGGAAATGGGAACAAGTGCAAATTAGCTTGTTTAAAACTTCCATGAGTACACTAAAGTTAGCTCAATATCAAAGTATTGGTTCTAATTTTATTAACGAATTAAAAAATATTTTCATCACTTTTTTGTCTGCTTCAGCTGTTGTAAATGGCGATATTACATTGGGTATGATGCTTTCCATTCAATATATTGTAGGACAACTCAACTTACCATTAAGCAATTTTATTGGCTTCATTCAACTTTGGCAAGATGCTAAAATTAGTTTAGAACGTTTGTGGCAAGTACACTCAAAAGATGATGAAGATGCCGCCGAACTAAATAAAGCAAAAGAACTGCCTGATAATAAATCTATTTTCATTAAAAATTTAAGTTTTCAATACGGTAGTAAATCTTCACAAATGGTTTTAAAGAACCTTTCGTTTGAAATTCCACAAGGAAAAACTACTGCTATTGTAGGAGCAAGTGGAAGCGGAAAAACTACTTTGATAAAATTACTTTTAAAGTTCTATGAGCCAACCGATGGAGCAATTTTGATTGGAAATACTAATTTAAACGACCTAAACAACGATTATTGGCGAATGAATTGCGGAGCTGTTTTACAAGAAACCTTTATTTTTAATGATACCATTGCAGGCAATATTTCAGAATCAGAGCAAAATGAAATTATTAACAGAGATAAACTAAAAAACGCAGTTTATATTGCTAATATAGAAGACTTTGTAGAGCGTTTGCCAAATAAACTCAATACAGAACTCGGCACTTCTGGTATAAGATTAAGTGGAGGTCAAGAACAAAGATTAATGATAGCGAGAGCTGTTTATAAAAATCCTGAATTTGTATTTTTTGATGAGGCAACAAGTTCATTAGATGCTAATAATGAAAAAACAATTATGGAAAAACTAAACTCGTTTTTAAATAAAAAAACGTCTGTAATTGTGGCTCATAGATTAAGTACAGTTAGAAATGCAGATAATATTATTGTTTTAGAAAATGGCGAAGTGGTTGAACAAGGCAATCACGAACATCTTACTCAACAAAAAGGGAAATACTATGAATTAGTAAAGAATCAGTTAGAATTAGGTAATTAA
- a CDS encoding tetratricopeptide repeat protein, giving the protein MATYNKRGYKAPKPEEAKVENEFEEVDAVDVQDSTTAEVFDALDEKASRTEEWVAKNQKVLLSIVGAIAIGTLGYLLYNRFIVEPKEEKAANEIFQAQQYFQQAVDATEKNDSLYNLALKGGEGKLGFLGVAEQYSGTAAGNLANYHAGMAYLNLGDFKNAITYLEKFKSEDAILKPLALGAIGDAFAETNKVDDAISYYKKAAEASDNDFTTPRFLLKAAQLNLTAGKKEEAHKLFVEIKEKYETSKEGMNIDAFIAMTE; this is encoded by the coding sequence ATGGCAACATATAACAAAAGAGGTTACAAAGCTCCAAAACCAGAAGAAGCTAAAGTTGAAAATGAATTCGAAGAAGTAGATGCTGTTGATGTACAAGATAGTACTACGGCTGAAGTTTTTGATGCATTAGATGAAAAAGCTTCTAGAACAGAAGAGTGGGTAGCTAAAAATCAAAAAGTCCTTTTAAGTATTGTAGGTGCAATTGCAATTGGAACTTTAGGATATTTATTATACAACCGTTTTATTGTTGAACCAAAAGAAGAAAAAGCTGCAAACGAAATTTTCCAAGCGCAACAATACTTTCAACAAGCTGTTGACGCTACTGAGAAAAACGATTCATTATACAATTTAGCACTTAAAGGTGGTGAAGGTAAATTAGGTTTCTTAGGAGTAGCTGAGCAATATTCAGGAACTGCTGCTGGAAATTTAGCTAACTACCACGCTGGTATGGCTTATTTAAATTTAGGTGATTTCAAAAATGCTATCACATATTTAGAAAAATTCAAATCAGAAGATGCAATTTTAAAACCATTAGCATTAGGAGCAATCGGAGATGCTTTTGCTGAAACTAACAAAGTTGATGATGCTATTTCTTACTACAAGAAAGCAGCTGAAGCTTCTGATAATGATTTCACTACGCCAAGATTTTTATTAAAAGCTGCTCAATTAAATTTAACAGCTGGTAAAAAAGAAGAAGCTCACAAATTATTTGTTGAGATTAAAGAGAAATATGAAACTTCTAAAGAAGGAATGAATATTGACGCTTTCATTGCAATGACTGAGTAA
- a CDS encoding aspartyl protease family protein has protein sequence MINKENSLIILSSLLSCSIFLVSCAKKSLQIEYNGHIYIKTKIEDTIYGNFLYDTGAKELILDTAFCKKNNLIFKTTQDTKIGGVGNTIQNAKIVLDTLKYKIDKKTNFSNKTYLLGLKNILGQNTDGILGVNSFKDRPHKIDFINKKISFFKNTKSYDSINIIFDGDKIYVPVTYTINEEEYIGKFILDLGSSVTVLNSSNKTNTSNLGDFESIGGIGGKTSGKTVFINKFNLGKQCIYSFPIDISNDTNGALSSSNNQGLIGNDILDDFDIIIDLKKSKLYLKPNKKNNKHKKEFYKSFSFIENNDMVRNWLVSYIYLNTDAYKQGLRLYDKIISIDNVHVEKLDRLKFYRGLKLNQKLELSIIREGKPLKISFILNNFLDGK, from the coding sequence ATGATTAATAAAGAAAATAGTTTAATTATATTGAGCAGCTTATTAAGTTGCTCAATATTTTTGGTTTCATGTGCAAAGAAGAGTTTACAAATTGAATACAATGGGCATATTTATATAAAGACAAAAATAGAAGATACAATTTATGGAAACTTTCTCTATGATACAGGAGCTAAAGAATTAATTCTCGACACTGCTTTTTGTAAAAAAAACAATTTAATTTTCAAAACAACACAAGATACCAAAATAGGCGGTGTTGGAAATACAATTCAAAATGCAAAAATTGTCTTAGACACATTGAAATATAAAATAGATAAAAAAACAAACTTTTCAAACAAAACATATTTACTTGGTCTAAAAAACATACTAGGTCAAAATACAGATGGAATTTTAGGGGTTAATAGTTTTAAGGATAGACCTCATAAAATAGATTTTATAAATAAAAAAATTAGCTTTTTTAAAAACACTAAAAGTTACGATTCTATTAATATAATTTTTGACGGTGATAAAATATATGTTCCTGTAACTTATACTATAAACGAAGAAGAATATATCGGGAAATTTATATTAGATTTAGGTTCAAGTGTCACAGTTTTAAATAGTTCAAATAAAACAAACACAAGTAACCTAGGTGACTTTGAATCTATTGGAGGTATTGGAGGTAAAACATCAGGTAAAACTGTTTTTATTAATAAATTTAATTTAGGAAAACAATGCATATATAGTTTTCCAATAGATATCTCTAATGACACTAATGGTGCATTATCAAGCTCAAATAATCAAGGATTAATAGGGAACGACATTTTAGATGATTTTGATATAATTATAGATTTAAAGAAGAGTAAATTATATTTAAAACCTAATAAAAAAAACAATAAACATAAAAAAGAATTTTATAAAAGTTTCTCATTCATTGAAAATAATGATATGGTTAGAAATTGGTTAGTAAGCTACATATATTTAAATACTGATGCTTATAAACAAGGCTTACGTTTATATGATAAAATAATTAGTATAGACAATGTTCATGTAGAAAAATTAGATCGCTTGAAATTTTATAGAGGCTTAAAGTTAAATCAAAAACTTGAACTTTCAATTATTCGTGAAGGAAAACCACTTAAAATAAGTTTCATATTAAATAATTTTTTAGATGGTAAATAA
- a CDS encoding response regulator has protein sequence MNHTLNCLIVDDHPMLIDGYISVISNFVDNYDFNFIKAMDCESGYKAIKQNHNLNNKIDIAIFDISLPAYKEKNILCGGDLALYFKKRFINSKTIMITHHTEGVILKTIANKVQPNGFLNKGDIDYKTFKKIFNIILNNENYVSETISNSLSNLNRNIFDFDAIDYEIISLIDKGIKTKDLPHYLPISLSAIEKRKAKIKFQVLNYSGNDDELIAKIKGLNLV, from the coding sequence ATGAATCATACGTTAAATTGTCTCATTGTAGATGATCATCCAATGCTTATTGATGGGTACATATCTGTTATTTCGAACTTTGTTGACAACTATGATTTTAATTTTATTAAAGCAATGGATTGCGAAAGCGGTTATAAAGCAATTAAACAAAACCATAACTTAAATAATAAAATTGATATTGCAATTTTTGATATTAGTTTACCCGCATATAAAGAAAAAAATATTTTATGTGGTGGTGATTTAGCACTTTATTTCAAAAAAAGATTTATAAATTCTAAAACTATAATGATAACCCACCATACCGAAGGAGTCATTTTAAAAACTATTGCTAATAAAGTTCAGCCTAATGGCTTCTTAAATAAGGGAGACATAGACTACAAAACTTTTAAAAAAATTTTCAACATAATTTTAAATAATGAAAATTATGTTTCAGAAACCATATCAAATTCGTTATCCAACTTGAATCGGAATATTTTTGATTTTGACGCTATTGATTACGAGATCATTTCGTTAATTGATAAAGGAATAAAAACAAAAGATTTACCACACTATTTACCTATTTCATTAAGTGCAATAGAGAAAAGAAAAGCGAAAATTAAATTTCAAGTTTTAAATTATTCAGGTAATGATGATGAGTTAATTGCAAAAATAAAAGGTTTAAACTTGGTTTAA
- the recF gene encoding DNA replication/repair protein RecF (All proteins in this family for which functions are known are DNA-binding proteins that assist the filamentation of RecA onto DNA for the initiation of recombination or recombinational repair.): MFLKQLSLLNYKNLAQIEFDFDAKINCFVGKNGVGKTNILDAIYHLAYGKSYFNPLAVQNIKHGEEFFVIDALFEKNNKEERIVCSLKKGQKKTIKRNGKVYDKLSEHLGLIPLVIISPSDVDLIVEGSETRRKFIDSVIGTLDNQYLQLLIQYQKTLAQRNALLKYFALNQTFDADNLSIYNEQLSETGQLIFEKRNQFLNDFIPIFQKHHTNISGGNESVALRYESQLFEKDLLSLLEESLQKDRIIQYTSTGIHKDDLIFEIDGFPIKKFGSQGQQKSFLIALKLAQFEFMKKQSGELPILLFDDIFDKLDETRVQKIVEMVNDAVFGQIFISDTHAERTEMIIKETHQSYKIFPI, from the coding sequence GTGTTTTTAAAACAGTTATCTTTACTTAATTATAAGAATTTAGCCCAAATCGAATTTGATTTTGATGCTAAAATTAATTGTTTTGTAGGGAAAAACGGTGTTGGAAAAACAAACATTTTAGACGCTATTTATCATTTGGCTTATGGCAAAAGCTATTTCAATCCATTAGCCGTTCAAAACATTAAACATGGTGAAGAGTTTTTTGTGATAGATGCGCTATTTGAGAAAAACAATAAAGAGGAGAGAATTGTTTGTAGTTTAAAAAAAGGCCAAAAAAAAACCATTAAGCGAAATGGGAAAGTTTACGACAAACTTTCAGAACACTTAGGATTAATTCCCTTAGTAATTATTTCACCATCTGATGTAGATTTAATTGTGGAAGGAAGCGAAACAAGAAGAAAATTCATTGATAGCGTTATCGGAACATTGGACAACCAATATTTGCAATTGTTGATTCAATATCAAAAAACGTTGGCACAACGCAATGCCTTATTGAAATACTTCGCTTTAAACCAGACTTTTGATGCAGATAATTTATCGATCTACAACGAACAATTGAGCGAAACCGGACAATTGATTTTTGAAAAAAGAAACCAGTTTCTAAACGATTTCATTCCGATTTTCCAAAAGCATCACACCAATATTTCGGGCGGAAATGAATCGGTTGCTTTACGCTATGAAAGTCAATTGTTCGAAAAAGATTTATTATCGCTTTTAGAAGAATCGCTTCAAAAAGACAGAATCATTCAATATACAAGTACTGGAATTCATAAAGACGATTTGATTTTTGAAATTGACGGTTTCCCAATTAAAAAATTCGGTTCCCAAGGACAACAAAAATCATTTCTAATTGCACTAAAGTTAGCACAGTTTGAATTCATGAAAAAGCAAAGTGGCGAATTACCTATTTTACTTTTTGATGATATTTTTGACAAACTAGACGAAACACGTGTTCAAAAAATCGTAGAAATGGTAAATGACGCTGTTTTTGGACAAATTTTCATTTCGGATACTCATGCTGAAAGAACTGAAATGATTATTAAGGAAACACATCAATCGTATAAAATATTTCCGATTTAA
- a CDS encoding glycosyltransferase has translation MILTILLIAFAVIVFIQFIYYLFIFGKFSFGKNQEGTPKRLPISIIVCAKNEEENIKKYFQTLVTQNYPDYEIVLIDDASSDETLELFEAYEKQYANVKLVKVQNNEAFWGNKKFALTLGIKAAKNEYLVFTDADCYPASNDWLLQISTQFTKEKTIILGYGAYEKVKNSFLNKIIRFETMLTATQYFSWAKIGKPYMGVGRNLAYKKEEFFNVRGFMDHMKIRSGDDDLFINQAATKKNTAILYTPESFTFSEPKTTFSSWVYQKRRHATTAKYYKGFDKFQLGLFFFSQFWFLVLAIVLLAFQFQWMIVTGIIVFRYLFSWISLGYAAGKLKEKDVMYWYPIIEIVLIFTQLSVFFRNLISKPVHWK, from the coding sequence ATGATACTAACAATACTCTTAATCGCTTTTGCGGTTATCGTGTTTATTCAATTTATTTATTACCTTTTTATTTTCGGAAAATTCTCATTTGGTAAAAACCAAGAAGGAACTCCGAAACGTTTACCTATTTCTATTATTGTTTGTGCTAAAAACGAAGAAGAAAATATCAAAAAGTATTTTCAAACTTTGGTTACCCAAAACTATCCTGATTACGAAATTGTCTTAATTGACGATGCTTCGAGCGATGAAACTTTGGAATTATTTGAAGCTTACGAAAAGCAATATGCGAACGTAAAATTGGTAAAAGTTCAAAACAATGAAGCGTTTTGGGGTAATAAAAAATTCGCGTTAACCTTAGGTATTAAAGCAGCAAAAAACGAGTATTTAGTATTTACCGATGCGGATTGTTACCCAGCTTCAAACGATTGGTTGTTACAAATTTCGACTCAATTCACCAAAGAAAAAACGATTATTTTAGGCTATGGTGCTTATGAAAAAGTTAAGAATTCATTCCTAAACAAAATCATTCGTTTTGAAACGATGTTAACGGCTACGCAATATTTTTCTTGGGCAAAAATCGGCAAACCTTATATGGGTGTTGGGCGCAATTTAGCTTACAAAAAAGAAGAATTTTTCAACGTTCGAGGTTTTATGGATCACATGAAAATTCGTTCGGGCGATGACGATTTATTTATTAATCAAGCGGCAACAAAAAAGAATACTGCTATTTTATATACTCCAGAAAGCTTTACTTTTTCGGAGCCAAAAACCACTTTTTCGTCTTGGGTGTACCAAAAAAGAAGACATGCTACGACTGCAAAATACTACAAAGGATTTGATAAATTTCAGTTGGGATTATTTTTCTTTAGTCAGTTTTGGTTTTTAGTTTTGGCTATTGTTTTGTTAGCGTTTCAATTCCAATGGATGATTGTGACCGGAATTATCGTTTTTAGATATTTATTCAGTTGGATTTCTTTAGGTTATGCCGCTGGAAAACTAAAAGAAAAAGATGTGATGTATTGGTATCCAATTATCGAAATTGTACTTATCTTTACACAACTAAGCGTGTTTTTTAGAAACCTCATCTCAAAACCTGTACATTGGAAGTAA
- a CDS encoding RNA polymerase sigma factor encodes MEVNSVIIQENIEKAKKGDQIAFTFLLDFFWNEVYGFMLKRTENETDTEDIVIETFAKAFDKISTYNPEYGFNTWLIAIAKNVHIDMLRKKKSSLFIEMNDEEDHQAYSVADDSNSAEDELIIEQNLAQLLQYIKQLKPAYQEVIQMRYFQEMTYQEMAEQIDEPLNNIKIKLLRAKKLLAEIISGK; translated from the coding sequence TTGGAAGTAAATTCGGTCATTATTCAAGAAAATATTGAAAAAGCAAAAAAGGGAGACCAAATTGCTTTCACGTTTTTATTGGATTTTTTCTGGAATGAAGTGTACGGATTTATGCTAAAACGCACCGAAAACGAAACCGATACTGAAGATATTGTCATTGAAACTTTCGCAAAAGCATTCGATAAAATCTCTACGTACAATCCTGAATACGGTTTTAATACTTGGTTGATTGCGATTGCAAAAAATGTACATATTGACATGCTTCGTAAAAAGAAATCGTCATTATTTATTGAAATGAATGATGAAGAAGACCATCAAGCCTATAGCGTTGCCGATGATTCCAATTCTGCTGAAGACGAATTGATTATCGAGCAAAATTTAGCTCAATTACTCCAATACATCAAACAATTAAAGCCTGCTTATCAGGAAGTCATTCAAATGCGTTATTTTCAAGAAATGACCTATCAAGAAATGGCAGAACAAATTGACGAACCGCTAAATAACATCAAAATTAAGTTACTTAGAGCTAAAAAATTATTGGCGGAGATTATTTCGGGGAAGTAA